In Gammaproteobacteria bacterium, one DNA window encodes the following:
- a CDS encoding VCBS repeat-containing protein: MLEIIFLIFAASTSLEPMYTLDLSAGENSLHAADVNRDGHIDVIVANQNDHSVKIYHGDSTGKLSPGKSYAAGHDPSDIVSDDFNQDGYLDLVVANHDMNYLSVLYGSKSGGLEMSKQQIKLSVEPHPHVLEYFDIDNDGNKDLLVDNRFNNGVQVLKANESGQFHSRGILINTGGDPYLGFAVIDINQDGLADLISPNTNNIGIAINQSDKKIRFAKPYFLSDIEPFGLTVLDIDADGNLDIVAVTESSKQAIAIYHGRSDNTFATEPEWISMAAGPKNIVQGDLNGDAINDVLVTAWNSDSKIIFGGAKERKTSKPNLGKLDSPWGALIVDLNADSVGDYIISDGESRIANVYLSETESD, from the coding sequence ATGTTAGAGATTATATTCTTGATATTTGCTGCAAGTACCAGCCTGGAACCGATGTATACCCTGGATTTATCTGCGGGGGAAAACTCATTGCATGCCGCGGATGTGAATCGGGATGGCCATATAGATGTGATTGTGGCTAATCAGAACGATCACAGTGTCAAGATCTATCACGGCGACAGCACCGGAAAATTAAGCCCTGGCAAATCGTATGCAGCAGGCCATGACCCCAGCGATATTGTTTCAGACGATTTTAACCAAGACGGCTATCTGGATCTTGTGGTGGCCAATCATGATATGAATTACTTGAGTGTTTTATACGGCAGTAAATCTGGAGGTCTTGAGATGAGTAAACAGCAGATCAAACTCAGTGTCGAGCCTCACCCGCATGTGCTTGAATATTTTGATATTGATAATGATGGCAACAAAGATTTACTTGTCGATAATCGCTTTAATAATGGAGTTCAGGTATTAAAAGCTAACGAATCCGGGCAATTTCATTCCAGGGGAATATTGATCAATACAGGTGGTGATCCATATCTTGGGTTTGCAGTTATAGACATTAACCAAGATGGATTGGCGGACCTGATCTCGCCAAATACCAATAACATCGGAATTGCAATAAATCAAAGCGATAAAAAGATTCGCTTTGCCAAGCCCTATTTTTTATCCGACATCGAGCCATTTGGCTTGACCGTTCTGGATATAGATGCAGATGGCAACTTGGACATTGTTGCCGTGACCGAATCATCAAAACAAGCAATTGCCATTTATCACGGGCGCAGTGACAACACATTTGCGACCGAGCCAGAATGGATATCAATGGCCGCTGGACCAAAGAATATCGTACAGGGCGACCTTAATGGAGATGCTATTAACGACGTTCTGGTCACTGCCTGGAATAGCGATAGCAAAATTATATTTGGTGGTGCAAAAGAGAGAAAAACAAGCAAACCAAATTTAGGGAAACTGGATTCTCCATGGGGCGCCTTGATCGTTGACCTGAATGCGGACAGTGTAGGAGATTACATTATCTCCGATGGTGAAAGTCGCATTGCAAATGTGTACCTTAGCGAGACTGAATCAGACTAA
- the xth gene encoding exodeoxyribonuclease III, with amino-acid sequence MQIATWNVNSLKVRLNHLLDWLETNPVDVIGLQETKSTDDKFPVAEIEAAGYHVAFAGQKTYNGVAVLSKHSITEVVTDFAGIEDPMRRVLGCTINGVRIYNLYFPNGQALDSDKFHYKMNWLEALHAQLESESSDYDKRIVMGDFNIAPSDEDVHAPEEWAGKIHCSALERTHIARLKEKGFVDCFRQFEQEPNLFSWWDYRAGSFRKNNGLRIDLIMASEELAKNCQKCWIDKAPRKLEKPSDHTPVVAEFKV; translated from the coding sequence ATGCAAATCGCCACCTGGAATGTCAATTCCCTCAAAGTACGCCTGAATCATCTACTCGACTGGCTAGAGACCAATCCGGTTGATGTGATCGGCTTGCAAGAAACCAAAAGCACCGATGACAAGTTTCCAGTCGCTGAAATTGAAGCGGCCGGATATCATGTTGCGTTTGCCGGTCAAAAAACCTATAACGGTGTGGCGGTTCTGAGCAAACACAGTATCACTGAGGTCGTCACCGATTTTGCGGGCATTGAAGACCCGATGCGACGGGTGTTGGGTTGCACGATCAATGGCGTACGCATTTACAACTTGTACTTCCCCAATGGACAGGCCCTGGACTCGGATAAATTCCATTATAAAATGAATTGGCTGGAAGCTTTGCACGCACAACTGGAATCAGAGTCTTCAGATTACGACAAACGTATCGTCATGGGTGACTTCAATATAGCGCCAAGTGACGAGGACGTGCACGCACCTGAAGAATGGGCAGGGAAAATTCACTGCAGCGCGTTGGAACGCACACACATCGCACGCTTGAAGGAAAAAGGCTTTGTGGATTGTTTTAGACAATTTGAACAAGAACCCAATTTATTCAGCTGGTGGGATTATCGTGCCGGGAGCTTTCGCAAAAATAATGGTCTGCGCATCGACCTGATCATGGCGTCCGAAGAACTGGCGAAAAATTGCCAGAAATGCTGGATTGATAAAGCGCCACGCAAATTGGAAAAGCCATCGGACCACACTCCGGTAGTGGCTGAGTTTAAGGTTTAG